The nucleotide sequence ATATACATTCCGTTTTGCTACTTCAAAGGCCAAAAGATTTTTTCCGTGTTTATCTGCATTGTCGGAATAATTGATTTCAAACTGCTTGGCGATTTCCTCTTCGGAATCTTGCAGTATTCCTTCAATCATAGCTATTGATAGCTTTTTACCCACAAATGGAAGGTATAAATTCTCTAAAGCACCATGAATAATGGTTCCTAAAGTATTGAGAGCTATGTTTTCTTCTACTTCATCCACTTCTTTAATACCCAACACCCGTTGCATATAAAATTGCATCGGATTGCGCAGATAATTACCAAGTGCCGATGGGGAAAAACCTTTTCCACAAGCAATTTCTTTCAATCGCTCTTGCAATAAAGGTGATTTTTCAATAAAAAGCGGTTCGGAAACAGTTTCAGGTGCTTTAGCAAAATAGTTGTGTATTTTCACCGAATGTTTAGGATGTGGATCTAAAGTTAATTGGGTGATGAATCGACTTTTTTCGCCGGCATCTAATCCCTCTGCGTCAGAATTATACAACAAATAAATGTTTTTTGCCCGCAATAATAAATGATAAAAATGGTAGGTATAAATAGCATCTTTTTCCTTAAAGGTTGGCAATCCCAATTCTACCTTTACATCGTGCGGAATAAACGAGTTCATTGATTTACCTGCTGGAAATTTACCTTCGTTGACCGATGTGATGATTACATTTTCAAAATCTAACACCCTACTTTCCAAAACACCCATAATTTGCAAACCTTCTAAAGGTTCACCTTCAAAAGAAACCTCAGCCAAATCGGCAATTTGTTTGTAAATCGTTACTAATTGTTGTGCGTTTGTTATTACTTGATATTTTAACTGATAGTTTTTAATTTGATTGATTACTTGATGAAAAGCATATAAAAAAACCAAGGAAACATCGTCTTTGGTTTCTCGCAAATGCAACCGAATCTTAAAAACCAATTGTTCTATACGTTCCAAAATTTCAGGCACAGCATCTGTCCAAGGCATCGCAATTAGCTGCAACAAGTCGGTTGCGGTGCTTGAAGCATCCAACTTTTTAAATTCAAAGAAAGATAAATTTCGTTTGTTGATTTCATCAACCATTGGTTTAGTAGCTGCAATATGCGCTACTAATGGATGCGACAACACATCTAACACCTCTTTATGGTAAAAAACAGCCTTGTTTTTACCGCGGTTTAATGCGTTTGTGTGCATTTTAAAAAACTTGGCAAAAAACAACTGTACAGGGTTCGATTTGCTGTCGTAACCCATCGTTACATTTAGCGAGCTAACTGTTTCGGGCAAAGCGTATAAAACCGGAATTAATAAATTTTCTTCCGAAAGAACCACAGCCGTATTTTGCAGATTTGGATTATTTTTTTGCAATTCTTCTACCAGTTGCCCCGTGATTTTCGCCTGACCAACCGATTTGGGTGTGCTGATGATTTCGATGTTTTTATGTTGACCAAATTCATTAACCATCCATTCATAAGGATGCGATTTGTAATAAGACCAATTTTGTTTGATACGACGCGCAAAATATCCAGCTCCGTGGTCAAAATCGTTTAAAAAATGTGTATCGGTATCCCAAAAAACCTTGCCCATTGCATTTTTTAGTAACTTTTGAATAATTTGCTCTTCTGCTTGATTCAATGCGTTAAAACCGGCAAAATAGTACATCTTGGAACTGTTTTGCTGAATAAATGCATCGATGTTTTGCACCGCCAATCGGTAGGCCATTCCTTGGTAACCGCAATTACTTTCTAAAAGATGCTTTTGAAGTGCTTTGTAATATGCAGGCAATTGGTTCCAAAAAGTTAAATACCGATCAATTAGCAAGGTGTGATCTTCGGTTTTAACCGACCAATGGTTTATGATATCGATTTCTTTTAAGTAATCAAAAACATGTGATGGCTTGAGCAAATAACGATCTATTTCATTAAAATCTTGCAACAGCATTTTAGCCCAATTACTGAACTGTTCAAAATCCTGTTGCGCTTCTGCGGCGGTTATTTCTTTATAAACCTCATAAAATTCTAATAAAAGTTCTACGCTGTTTAAAACATTTATTTTTGAAAGAGTACCTATTAAATCTTCAATACTGATAATTTCAGGGGCAAAAAAAGTTTGATTTGCTGCTTTTTTAAAACTTTCCAACAAAAACAAACGCGCTCTTTTATTGGGCAAAACAATAACTACTGATGAAAAATCAACCTGATGGGTACGCACAATTTCTTGTGCCAATTTATCTAAAAAACAATGTGCTTCCATTTGATAAAAATAAAAAAACGTCCCGACAAATCGAGACGTTTTAAGGTATTATTTAAAAGTAAATTATTTTACTAATTTAATTTCTGTACGACGGTTGTTTGCACGACCGGCTGCTGTACTGTTATCGTCGATAGGACGTTTTGAACCAAAACCTTGAGAAGATAAACGGCTTGCAGAAATTCCTTTAGAAATTAAGTACTCTCTTACTGCGTTTGCACGATCATTTGATAATGGGTCGTTAATCTTATCTGTTCCTGTGCTGTCAGTGTGACCTTCGATTGCAAATTTCGCATTCGGGAACTGATTCATAACTCTAGCCATATTATCTAACACTTCGTATGATTTTTCCTGGAAAGTTGATTTACCTGTGTTGAACAAGATTGTTTTTCCGTAATCATTTAATTGTTTGATATGCTCTTCTTTTACTTCAGGACATCCTTTGTTAGATGCTGGACCAGCAACTTCAGGACACTCATCGTCTTTATCAAAAACGCCGTCACCGTCTGAATCTGGCCAAGGACAACCGTTGTTTGCTTTTGGACCTGCTTCTTCTGGACATTCGTCTTGTGCGTCTGTAATTCCGTCACCATCTGTATCAGGACATCCGTTGAATTCAGCTAAACCTGGTACATCAAAACAAGCATCTTGGTTATCTGGAATACCATCACCGTCTGTATCAGGACATCCGTTATATTCAGCTAAACCAAATACATCTGGACATTGGTCTAAATGATCAACCACACCGTCGCCATCTGTATCCGGACAACCTTTGAATTGTTTTAAACCAGCCACTTCCGGACACTCATCATATTTATCTAAGATACCGTCATTATCAGTATCTTTTCCACCAAAACGGAACGTTACACCAGCTGTGTGTTGTAAATGGGTTGGTACAGAAATATCTTGACCTCTTTCAAAGTTGAATAAATCATCTTGTCCATCTTCAAACTGGTGTTTGTAGGTAGATGATAAGTTTAAACCAATGTTTTCAGAGAACCAAAATGTTAAACCTAAACCTCCGTTCACGTTTCCTGAAGATGCTTTTCCTAAGAATGCATATCCACCACCAATATGAATTGAAGGATCAAACCATTTAGAACCGATTAATCCACCAATGCTGTAACGGAATTGACCATCAACACCATAGTACATTAAATCTGTTCCATCTACGCGTCTTTGACCGTTAAAATCGCCACCAATAACTCTTGAGCCTTGTCTTTGCAAGTTTTCAAAACCATCGGCCATTACCATTTTTTTCATTTTGTTTACAGACCCTGTAATACCAAATGATACATTGGCACCTAAATAACGAGATACGTTCAATACAGAGGCAGATGGTAAAATACTCCAGTTATCTGTTTGGAAATATTGACCAAAACGATCAGGAAAGTCTGTTGCAACACTTGAACGTCCACCGTCCAAAGCATTAACCCCCACGGTAATCGCCCATGGTTGATCAGCATTCTGTGCTTGCGTAGCTGTACCAGCTAATAGCAAAGCAGCTGCAAATACTTTTAATTGTTTCATAACTATTCAATTTTCTACTTTACGTAATTTTGACAAAAATAAATTGTTTCAACGAATATACAAAATAATTTCTTGAAACCTTTAACATTTTTATAAGATTTTTTTAGATAACACCTAATTCTTTGCCCACTTGGGTAAATGCTTCTATGGCTTTGTCTAAATGTTCTTGGGTATGGGCAGCCGATAATTGCACACGAATACGCGCTTTATCTTTTGGAACCACAGGAAAGAAAAAGCCAATTACATAGATGCCTTTTTGTAACAATTTATCAGCCATTACTTGGGATAATTTGGCATCGTATAACATCACTGGTACGATTGCAGAATCGCCATCAATAATATCAAAACCTGCTGCTTTCATTCCCTTTTTAAAGTAATTGGTGTTCCATTCTAATTGATCTCTAAATTTGGTGTCTTTTTTTAATAGTTCAAAAACTTTTAGAGATGCTCCTACAATTGACGGCGCTAAAGAGTTTGAAAACAAATACGGACGAGAACGTTGACGCAAAATATCAATAATTTCTTTTTTGGCTGTGGTGTATCCGCCCATTGCACCTCCTAAAGCTTTTCCTAAGGTTCCGGTAATAATATCTACACGACCCATTACGTTTTTCGCTTCTAAAGTTCCTTTGCCAGTTGCACCAATAAAGCCGGCTGCGTGGCATTCATCAACCATTACCATTGCATCGTACTTATCTGCTAAATCGCAAATTTTATCTAACGGAGCTACTAATCCATCCATTGAAAAAACGCCATCGGTCACAATTAATTTAAAACGGCGGCCATCGGCAACTGCTTGCTGCAATTGTTTTTCCAAATCTTCCATATTATTATTTTCGTAACGGTAGCGACCTGCTTTGCACAAACGAACGCCATCAATAATCGAGGCGTGGTTTAAACTATCCGAAATGATACAATCTTCGGCTCCTAACAACGGTTCAAAAACACCTCCATTGGCATCAAAAGCAGCTGCGTATAAAATGGTGTCTTCTGTTCCGTAAAAATCGGCGATTTCTTTTTCTAATTGTTTGTGAATGTCTTGTGTGCCGCAGATAAACCGAACCGATGACATCCCAAAACCATGACTGTCTAATGCATCTTTTGCGGCTTGCACCACTTCTGGGTGTGATGATAATCCCAAATAATTGTTTGCACAAAAATTCAAAACCGTTTCGCCGGTATTGATTTTAATTTCGGCTCCTTGCGGCGATGTGATAATACGTTCTTTTTTATACAAACCATTTTCTTTAATGGTGTCGATTTCGTTTTGCAAAAATTCTTTAATTGCTCCGTACATAATTATATGATTTGTTTTGTTTAAAATTTGATGTGTTACAAATGTATTATTTTTAAATCGTCTTGAATATACAACACTACTTTTTTTGCAATTTCATAGCCCATTTCTTCGATTGCCAAGGCATATTCATTTACTTGTTGGGCATATTTCGATTGCTCTTCTCCTGTTTTGTAGTCAATGATATATGCTTTTTTTCCGTTGATTGCCACGCGATCGGGTTTGCTATTTTTATAGGACTGATGCAAAATGGTGCGCTCGTTATAAATGATGTATTCTTTGTTAAAAAACGGCTGAAGAGCTTCGTGGAATACAATTTTTTCAAGAGTTTCACGAATCTCATCGGTTGCTGTGGCAGTAATCATTCCTTTTGAAACTGCGCGTTGAATTACAAAATCGATATCATCTGCAGTAAAAATCTCAGAAAGCAATTCGTGGATTAAATTTCCTTTTTCAATGGCTTGCTGCTGTTTGGTATCCCACATAATCGCTTCGCGTTTGGCAATTTTTATCACCGATGAAGTAATAGGCTTTTCTACCGATTGAATAATGATTGGTTTTTCTTGATGCTTTTTTTCCGCAGAAACTTTGGCAGGATTTCCAAATGGATAATGCAACTCGTTTTCAGCAAGCCGACCTGAATCTTCTAAAAAGGTCACAAAAAAACGTGCCAAGGTGTTTGCTAATGTCCCGTCTTTGTTGCGTTTATAGTCGCTAATGATATAGAGCTGCTCTTCGGCGCGGGTCAATGCCACGTACAACACGTTTAAATTGTCTAGCAATTCTTCTTGTTTTTTTTGTTCGTATAATCGCTGGGCTGTTGCGCCATACATTTTCACGTCGTTTTTTAAATCGACCAAAGCTTTGGGAATGGTTAACTGCTCGTTTTCTTCTAAATCAACCCAAATTTTATCGCGCGATCTAGAGAAATCGTCATCGGCAAAGGGATAAATCACCACTGGAAATTCTAATCCTTTGGCTTTGTGTACCGTCATCAATCGAACCGCATTTTCGTTTTCGGGCGAAGGAATGCTTAATTTATGATAATTCTGCTCCCAATAATTCAGAAAATCGGCTACGGTTGATTGATTTTTAACGGTTCGTTCTAATATTAAATCTAAAAAATACTGCACATATGCTTCGGTTTTTTTGGCTGGAAGAAACGCCGCAACTAATAATTCCACAGCTACATACAGATTGTTTTTTCGCAATTGTGAAAAATTGATTTCGATACCGAACGACTGAAGATAACGCTGAAAATCGGTTTCATTATCCATTGCCATTCCTTGTACAATCACATCGTGCACTGGTGTATCGTTCACAATAAATCTGCCCACATAATATAAAATCAGTGCTTTTGCTTCTTTGTCGTGGTTGTTTTTCAAAAAACGCAATAAATTCAGCAGCAACTGCACTTCGGTAGCATTATTAATCAACAAGGTTTCCGATGATAAAATGCGGATTCCATTTTTGGTTAAATGATTGGCAACTTCCACTCCATTTTTACTTTTGCGTGTTAAAACCACAATATCGCTCAAAGAAAAACCTTGTTGCAACACACTGTTTATGGTTTTTAGCACCTCATCTAAATACAAATCGGTTTTTGTAACTTCGTTTTCTTCCGATAATAAGTTTTGATCTAGAAACGAAATATTTACGAAGCCGCCTTTTTTGGCTGTGGTGTTTTGATGCGAATAGTTTTCGTAAAGATTTTGATAGGCTTCGTTACTAAACTGATTTGCCAAAAACTTGAAAATTCTGTTGTTGAATTCGATTACTTCCGAAAAACTGCGGTAATTGGTATCTAAACTAACAGTAGCTTTGGAAGGATTAGAAAACGGATTTTCGCCATCGCTCAACTGCATAAACTGTTCTGCTTTGCCACCACGCCAGCGATAAATAGCTTGTTTGGGATCGCCCACAATCATTAGCGAACCTTCTTTGCCGTAATCGTCTGCTCCGGAAAGCGCGTTATCAATCAAAGGCACTAAATTTTGCCATTGCATTTCGGATGTATCCTGAAATTCATCAATAAAAAAATGGCGGTATTTTTCGCCTAATCGTTCATAAATAAAAGGTGCAGGCTGATTTTTTAATTCTTCATAAATTATTTTGTTGAATTGTGATATGGAGAGAATCTGTTGTTCGTTTTGAATGCGTTTTATCTCATTGCTGATGGAATTCAACAACGAAAGTGGCACCAGATTTTTCAGAAATGCTTCGTAAAAATAGATTTTTCCAAACAATGGATAGATTTTTTTGGTGATTGCCAACAAATCGGGAATTAATTGCTCAATTGCATTTGTATCTTTTGCTGTTTTATTTATCGATATATGTTCTGGTTGAGAAAATTCTTTATTTACATTAGTAAAATCTCTATTACTGATTCGCTGTAAATAATTGGGGAATGTGCCTCTGCTAAACGATTTTAGGTTGATTCCATTCGTTTCTAACAATTGTAATGCTTCAGTAGCCAATAAAACGGTTTGATTGCTGAGTTGATCTATTTGATGATGCAACCAATTTTTTAACGACAAAAACGTTTGCATATCAATATTTTCAAATGCTTCCAACTCTTGTTTGTTGTTTTCATTGAGCAACAAACGCCCAATTTCCATTAATTCCCTTGATATATCCCAGCTTTTATCGTCATCGGCTTTACTTATTGAAAAATCGACCAACAATTTCGTTAGTTCTTCATTAACGCCAGCTTGAGCAATTAAGGCATCAACCGCTTCTTGCAGCAATGCTTCGGTATCCAAAGAAACTTCAAAATGAAAAGGCAAATTCAAATCAAATGCAAACGACCGGATTACTTTGTGCGTGAATTTATCAATGGTAGAAATATCAAAACCTGCATAATTATGAATAATGTTCTTTAAAATCTTTTTCGATTTTTCGCGGATATATGCTTCGGTAAAAGTTGTTTCGGCAACAATTTGTTCCAATAGTTGATATTCTTTCGCAGGAATTTCGTTCAAAGTAAATGCGTAAATACACGATACAATGCGCGATTTCATTTCGTTTACCGCTTTGTTGGTAAAGGTAATTGCCAAAATATTTCGGTAGGCATCGTCTTTGTTCGAATATCCCAATAAAATTTTAAGATACTCTTTTACAAGCGTATGGGTTTTTCCGGCACCTGCCGATGCATTGTATATGGTAAAGGCTTTTTTCTCCAAGATAATTTATAAAAATGTTAACAAACCGCCGCTATAATAATTTTTATAGCTGTGTTTTTTTGCGTAAATTTGGAATAAAAATAATACTAATCTTTAAAAAAATAATAGTTATGGCTTTCGAATTACCAAAATTATCTTATTCTTATGACGCTTTAGAGCCTCATATTGACGCACGAACAATGGAAATTCACTACTCGAAACACCACCAAGCATACACCAACAATTTGAATGCAGCAATTGAAGGAACTGATTTAGCAGGAAAATCGATTGATGACATTTTAAAAAATCTAGATTTAAACAATAAAGCGCTTCGCAACAACGGCGGTGGTTTTTACAACCACAATTTGTTTTGGGAAGTTATGGCACCAAATGCTGGTGGCGAACCAACTGGCGATTTGGCAACTGCTATCAACGAAGCTTTTGGAAGTTTTGAAGCTTTTAAAGATGCATTTGCAAAGGCAGCTGCAACACAGTTTGGGTCGGGATGGGCTTGGTTATGTGTTAAAAACGGTAAATTAGAAGTGTGTGCTACTGCAAACCAAGACAACCCTTTAATGCCGGGAATTGGTTGCGAAGGCACACCAATTTTAGGTTTAGATGTTTGGGAACAC is from Paenimyroides aestuarii and encodes:
- a CDS encoding PD-(D/E)XK nuclease family protein, with amino-acid sequence MEAHCFLDKLAQEIVRTHQVDFSSVVIVLPNKRARLFLLESFKKAANQTFFAPEIISIEDLIGTLSKINVLNSVELLLEFYEVYKEITAAEAQQDFEQFSNWAKMLLQDFNEIDRYLLKPSHVFDYLKEIDIINHWSVKTEDHTLLIDRYLTFWNQLPAYYKALQKHLLESNCGYQGMAYRLAVQNIDAFIQQNSSKMYYFAGFNALNQAEEQIIQKLLKNAMGKVFWDTDTHFLNDFDHGAGYFARRIKQNWSYYKSHPYEWMVNEFGQHKNIEIISTPKSVGQAKITGQLVEELQKNNPNLQNTAVVLSEENLLIPVLYALPETVSSLNVTMGYDSKSNPVQLFFAKFFKMHTNALNRGKNKAVFYHKEVLDVLSHPLVAHIAATKPMVDEINKRNLSFFEFKKLDASSTATDLLQLIAMPWTDAVPEILERIEQLVFKIRLHLRETKDDVSLVFLYAFHQVINQIKNYQLKYQVITNAQQLVTIYKQIADLAEVSFEGEPLEGLQIMGVLESRVLDFENVIITSVNEGKFPAGKSMNSFIPHDVKVELGLPTFKEKDAIYTYHFYHLLLRAKNIYLLYNSDAEGLDAGEKSRFITQLTLDPHPKHSVKIHNYFAKAPETVSEPLFIEKSPLLQERLKEIACGKGFSPSALGNYLRNPMQFYMQRVLGIKEVDEVEENIALNTLGTIIHGALENLYLPFVGKKLSIAMIEGILQDSEEEIAKQFEINYSDNADKHGKNLLAFEVAKRNVYHFLMLEKSMLENGDDVAIIGLEQNLETILMHHKLPYTIKLSGIADRIEIRNNVLRIIDYKTGKVEQNQVQITEINGIASDVKFEKAIQLLLYGLMYFDKTNLPIQAGIYSFKNRKSGYLLFGLKQDRMVNEYITQELLNDFTDELVELLSEILNPNVVFEATEN
- a CDS encoding OmpA family protein produces the protein MKQLKVFAAALLLAGTATQAQNADQPWAITVGVNALDGGRSSVATDFPDRFGQYFQTDNWSILPSASVLNVSRYLGANVSFGITGSVNKMKKMVMADGFENLQRQGSRVIGGDFNGQRRVDGTDLMYYGVDGQFRYSIGGLIGSKWFDPSIHIGGGYAFLGKASSGNVNGGLGLTFWFSENIGLNLSSTYKHQFEDGQDDLFNFERGQDISVPTHLQHTAGVTFRFGGKDTDNDGILDKYDECPEVAGLKQFKGCPDTDGDGVVDHLDQCPDVFGLAEYNGCPDTDGDGIPDNQDACFDVPGLAEFNGCPDTDGDGITDAQDECPEEAGPKANNGCPWPDSDGDGVFDKDDECPEVAGPASNKGCPEVKEEHIKQLNDYGKTILFNTGKSTFQEKSYEVLDNMARVMNQFPNAKFAIEGHTDSTGTDKINDPLSNDRANAVREYLISKGISASRLSSQGFGSKRPIDDNSTAAGRANNRRTEIKLVK
- the kbl gene encoding glycine C-acetyltransferase produces the protein MYGAIKEFLQNEIDTIKENGLYKKERIITSPQGAEIKINTGETVLNFCANNYLGLSSHPEVVQAAKDALDSHGFGMSSVRFICGTQDIHKQLEKEIADFYGTEDTILYAAAFDANGGVFEPLLGAEDCIISDSLNHASIIDGVRLCKAGRYRYENNNMEDLEKQLQQAVADGRRFKLIVTDGVFSMDGLVAPLDKICDLADKYDAMVMVDECHAAGFIGATGKGTLEAKNVMGRVDIITGTLGKALGGAMGGYTTAKKEIIDILRQRSRPYLFSNSLAPSIVGASLKVFELLKKDTKFRDQLEWNTNYFKKGMKAAGFDIIDGDSAIVPVMLYDAKLSQVMADKLLQKGIYVIGFFFPVVPKDKARIRVQLSAAHTQEHLDKAIEAFTQVGKELGVI
- a CDS encoding UvrD-helicase domain-containing protein, whose amino-acid sequence is MLEKKAFTIYNASAGAGKTHTLVKEYLKILLGYSNKDDAYRNILAITFTNKAVNEMKSRIVSCIYAFTLNEIPAKEYQLLEQIVAETTFTEAYIREKSKKILKNIIHNYAGFDISTIDKFTHKVIRSFAFDLNLPFHFEVSLDTEALLQEAVDALIAQAGVNEELTKLLVDFSISKADDDKSWDISRELMEIGRLLLNENNKQELEAFENIDMQTFLSLKNWLHHQIDQLSNQTVLLATEALQLLETNGINLKSFSRGTFPNYLQRISNRDFTNVNKEFSQPEHISINKTAKDTNAIEQLIPDLLAITKKIYPLFGKIYFYEAFLKNLVPLSLLNSISNEIKRIQNEQQILSISQFNKIIYEELKNQPAPFIYERLGEKYRHFFIDEFQDTSEMQWQNLVPLIDNALSGADDYGKEGSLMIVGDPKQAIYRWRGGKAEQFMQLSDGENPFSNPSKATVSLDTNYRSFSEVIEFNNRIFKFLANQFSNEAYQNLYENYSHQNTTAKKGGFVNISFLDQNLLSEENEVTKTDLYLDEVLKTINSVLQQGFSLSDIVVLTRKSKNGVEVANHLTKNGIRILSSETLLINNATEVQLLLNLLRFLKNNHDKEAKALILYYVGRFIVNDTPVHDVIVQGMAMDNETDFQRYLQSFGIEINFSQLRKNNLYVAVELLVAAFLPAKKTEAYVQYFLDLILERTVKNQSTVADFLNYWEQNYHKLSIPSPENENAVRLMTVHKAKGLEFPVVIYPFADDDFSRSRDKIWVDLEENEQLTIPKALVDLKNDVKMYGATAQRLYEQKKQEELLDNLNVLYVALTRAEEQLYIISDYKRNKDGTLANTLARFFVTFLEDSGRLAENELHYPFGNPAKVSAEKKHQEKPIIIQSVEKPITSSVIKIAKREAIMWDTKQQQAIEKGNLIHELLSEIFTADDIDFVIQRAVSKGMITATATDEIRETLEKIVFHEALQPFFNKEYIIYNERTILHQSYKNSKPDRVAINGKKAYIIDYKTGEEQSKYAQQVNEYALAIEEMGYEIAKKVVLYIQDDLKIIHL
- a CDS encoding superoxide dismutase, with the protein product MAFELPKLSYSYDALEPHIDARTMEIHYSKHHQAYTNNLNAAIEGTDLAGKSIDDILKNLDLNNKALRNNGGGFYNHNLFWEVMAPNAGGEPTGDLATAINEAFGSFEAFKDAFAKAAATQFGSGWAWLCVKNGKLEVCATANQDNPLMPGIGCEGTPILGLDVWEHAYYLNYQNRRPDYINAFFNVINWDAVAKKYAEAK